A window of Mercenaria mercenaria strain notata chromosome 16, MADL_Memer_1, whole genome shotgun sequence contains these coding sequences:
- the LOC123540059 gene encoding uncharacterized protein LOC123540059, giving the protein MEVEDTDIANYIDDMIELLQDDKEIKDRQESKNAAKKLLELKQEKFVITTTDELEVRRIAMDAIEEKEKNLEQRIVDASNEIGVKTDESKTQIKEIGSTIKDELAQERVDMKDDLRKTEIDLKGKLEKREKEIKEAIRMKEIESTEAMDKKEMEIKDNLRMVELESKGKLNQKGKEIEKHLERKGEDILNQLERKQSAQIQIEAKRNDDITKAAADDLMKSSSRERALQSNYERMRAGNSYLYSTFKKHFISLYYLYY; this is encoded by the exons ATGGAAGTAGAGGACACAGACATTGCAAATTATATAGATGATATGATAGAACTGCTGCAAGATGATAAAGAAATCAAAGATAGACAGGAATCTAAAAATGCGGCCAAGAAACTGCTTGAG CTAAAGCAGGAAAAGTTTGTAATAACAACTACAGATGAATTGGAAGTCCGTCGTATTGCAATGGATGCAATCGAAGAGAAGGAAAAGAATCTTGAACAGAGAATAGTTGACGCATCGAATGAAATTGGAGTTAAAACTGATGAAAGTAAAACACAGATAAAGGAGATAGGTTCAACTATTAAAGATGAACTCGCACAGGAAAGGGTAGATATGAAAGATGATTTGAGAAAGACAGAAATCGACTTAAAAGGAAAACTAGAGAAGAGAGAGAAAGAAATCAAGGAAGCGATTAGGATGAAGGAAATTGAATCTACAGAGGCTATGGATAAAAAAGAGATGGAAATCAAAGATAATTTGAGAATGGTAGAATTGGAATCAAAAGGGAAACTAAATCAAAAAGGGaaagaaattgaaaagcatttaGAGCGTAAAGGAGAAGATATACTTAATCAGCTGGAAAGAAAACAGTCAGCTCAGATTCAGATCGAGGCCAAGCGTAATGATGATATTACTAAG GCAGCAGCAGACGATTTAATGAAGTCAAGTTCTCGTGAAAGGGCACTGCAGTCTAATTATGAAAGAATGAGAGCAGGTAATTCTTACCTttactcaacatttaaaaaacattttatatcattatattatttgtattattaa
- the LOC123541237 gene encoding failed axon connections homolog, translating to MNTILNHKKKFLALGVAAAGAIYIKCKHKTAQRVCGVDYPNDTVILHTYGRMKFIPNLDPFSMKLETYLRINQIPYQIDENHENGPKSKSCIPWIEYNGKRMADTQVIIKYLSESLKKDLNKHLTATDKEKSSEIQKLLEERTYWVNYYLRWYVFWDDIIVNLFDCPEIINKLIRGPARWYEKRLLKESDIGCHSDEQVQNMLVEDLRKFADMLGNKKFVMGDEISEVDCSAFGILSHVRWCLPAECPGHQLLTGKTVFLLFPVFRSYKMHLYIDRIDKYLNRF from the exons ATGAATACCATATTGAACCACAAGAAGAAATTTCTAGCACTGGGTGTGGCTGCAGCAGGAGCAATATACATCAAATGCAAACACAAGACAGCACAAAG AGTATGTGGCGTCGACTATCCAAACGATACTGTTATTCTTCACACATATGGTCGAATGAAATTCATCCCTAACCTAGATCCTTTCTCAATGAAGCTAGAGACGTACCTGAGGATTAATCAAATCCCATACCAA ATAgatgaaaatcatgaaaatggacCTAAGAGTAAATCATGCATACCTTGGATAGAATACAATGGTAAAAGAATGGCGGATACGCAGGTCATTATAAAGTACTTATCAGAATCCTTGAAAAAAGATCTGAATAAACATCTAACTGCGACTGATAAAGAAAAGTCCTCTGAGATACAGAAATTGCTGGAAGAACGCACATATTG GGTGAACTATTACTTACGTTGGTATGTTTTTTGGGACGACATAATCGTAAACTTGTTCGATTGTCCTGAAATAATCAACAAGCTTATTAGAGGACCAGCGAGATGGTACGAGAAGAGACTATTAAAAGAATCTGATATCGGTTGCCATAGTGACGAGCAGGTTCAAAATATGTTGGTAGAAGATCTGAGGAAGTTTGCCGATATGCTTG GGAACAAGAAGTTCGTCATGGGTGACGAGATAAGTGAGGTGGATTGCTCTGCCTTTGGTATTCTTTCACATGTGAGATGGTGTCTACCAGCAGAATGCCCAGGGCACCAACTGTTGACAGGTAAAACGGTGTTTCTACTCTTTCCAGTGTTTCGGagttacaaaatgcatttatataTCGACAGaatagataaatatttaaacagattTTGA